Below is a genomic region from Parageobacillus toebii NBRC 107807.
ATCATCGCTTCCAACTGCATCGCGCCAATAACGAACCGGTTCAGCGTTTTGTGCAATCCTTCACGCCCGCCTAACACTTGCCCATCAACAATGTTTACCACTTCTGCATACGTAAGTTTTTCAATATTTTCTTTCCTCTTCTTTTCAATCCGAATCGTACCGACCCGTTCAATCGTGCTCACATACCCTTTATTTTCCGCGTCTTTAATGGCGCGATAGGCGGTTCCTTCACTTACCCCCATTTCTTTCGCAATTTGCCGCACAGAAATTTTTTCACCGACCGGTAAACTATGAATATATTGCAAAATTTGTTCGTGTTTTGTCATCGCCAAGTTTCTTCACCCTTTACATAGTCTCCTATTTTCATTATACGGGTGGAGCAAATTCAATTCAATGAAACGACCAAACACACTTGTTCCTAAAAAAGCGCCTCCATAAGAGACGCTTTTTCATTTATAATTCAATACCTTCTCCTGGTTTTAATACACGTCCTACGCCATCGGGAAGCAGCGCAACAAATTGGTGAGGATCTTGGGCGATGACCGGGAACGTATTGTAGTGAATCGGCACGACTATTTTCGCGCGAAGCCATTCCGCCGCAACCGCAGCATCTTCCGGCCCCATTGTGAAATTATCTCCGATCGGCAAAAATGCGACATCAATAGAATTGCGCTCACCGATCAGTTTCATATCCGAAAACAACCCCGTATCTCCAGCGTGATAAATCGTTTTGCCTTCGGCGGTGAATAAAATTCCAGCCGGCATACCCAAATAAATAATTTGCTTGTCCTCTGTCACATAACCGGAACCATGGAACGCTTGCGTTAATTTCACTTTTCCAAAATCAAATTGATGCGCTCCCCCGATATGCATCGGGTGGGTATTTACTCCTTGCCATCCTAAATATGTAGCTAATTCAAAAGGAGCAACGACGAGCGCGTTATTTTTCTTAGCCAGCTGCACTGTATCCCCAACATGGTCGCCATGACCATGAGTAAGCAAAATGACATCTGCTTTCACATCTTCCAATTTTAAATCTGTCGCGCCGTTACCTGTAATAAATGGATCAATAAAAATCGTTTTCCCGTTTGTTTCAATTTTTACGACGGAATGTCCATGATATGTTACTTTCATGATCATCCTCTCCTTTCATCATTATTATTCGCGGTGGTGGATGCATTTCCCTGCCCATACGCTTATAAACATTTACATTTTCTTATATTCCTGCTACTCTCAAAGTATATAGAAAGGAAGGGTGCAGAATGAACAAACGACTTCAATTATTTTCCGAGTGGCTTCAAGAACAACATATTTCATTTGCGCTTATTACGTCAAGTCCGAACGTCTTTTATTTAAGCGGGTTTTATTGCGACCCTCACGAGCGGCTTTTAGCGTTGCTCATCTTTCCGCAAGAAGAGCCGGCATTAATTTGCCCGCAAATGGAAACGGCACGCGTAAAACAAGCTGGATGGACATACGAAATTATTGATTACACCGATACAGACAATCCATGGCAGCTGCTTGAGCATCATGTTCGCTCAAGAAATATTGCTGTAGAGCGAATTGCTGTCGAAAAAAGCCATCTTTCTCTCGAACGATACGAACTGCTTCATACCTATTTCCAAGCGCGTTCATGGA
It encodes:
- a CDS encoding metal-dependent hydrolase gives rise to the protein MKVTYHGHSVVKIETNGKTIFIDPFITGNGATDLKLEDVKADVILLTHGHGDHVGDTVQLAKKNNALVVAPFELATYLGWQGVNTHPMHIGGAHQFDFGKVKLTQAFHGSGYVTEDKQIIYLGMPAGILFTAEGKTIYHAGDTGLFSDMKLIGERNSIDVAFLPIGDNFTMGPEDAAVAAEWLRAKIVVPIHYNTFPVIAQDPHQFVALLPDGVGRVLKPGEGIEL